Within Wyeomyia smithii strain HCP4-BCI-WySm-NY-G18 chromosome 2, ASM2978416v1, whole genome shotgun sequence, the genomic segment ATCTATTTTCCGTCCAATTGCACTGTTATTGAATTTAATCCTTATTTGATATTTAGATTAAACTAGTTcgcaattgaatttcattatattCGGATTTTTAACTCAAACATCATGTATagattaagaaaaaaaactaaatttaggCTTTTTTCACCGTTTTCAGCAAGTTAaacaaataatgaaataaaaaaactatctTCCATAATAATTCAGCATATGACTCAAATTTTACGGaaaatacagtcatggagaaaaaaataaatacacttgcacttgtgttggatgatttttcgtatttgcgcagtgattttaattgttgtatgatgttttttttttttttgtggaccccactgcgaccagtagttgtttgatctattgtggcattgtccggacgtttttgctgtttgcacatttctgttttttttttaccattttgcagtgctacttattgagaaataacctgctccgtgttatagtgctttttgtcttctccttcagacttagtaatctactaccttccttatcgaccttatcatatcctcctgcaggctatcactctaaaatcatataacgtgctatagtctaggatattatcgaagctttagatcagtggttattaagtctgaagggaagttatagtactttttgtcttctcattcagatttagtaaccaACTTTCTTCCTTATCGATTCTATCATTTCCTCCTGtaagctatcactctaaaagcatataacgtgctatagtctatgatattatcgaagctttagacgagaggttattaaacctggagagaagattttgtgtggaagagcctgagaataaacccatacctaaagtcctttttgcgaacgaatggtttggttctactaagattcgaacctatcaccattcgcttgtcaaagcggactctgtaaccttgcggctacgaagctcgtgatgttatgttacgtcattaagatctgcagacactctttttgaaagaagaatggagaaataactggaaaaatatctTTGTCGATgatgccgaaaatattttgcgtgagttagtgtttttaaagcattgaaaacacgaagatgatttttaaacgaaaatataaaattattagtttgaccagcgcagacttttaatttaaatcctttagaaattctattaaagattgggaaagtctaggttgaaaagcatcatccaaagaataaaacagacttatggaacgtcggacaggcagcgtgagatgctagttcagcttctactcgtgaaatcctggtggtaaacatacccggGAGATTGACTATGGCTTttcaaaacaaaggacaagccacaaaattttgaaagtgagttttgtaacgttaaaggtcactttgctaacgatatgtagagaaataaagcaaatttggattgttttgtatatatatttcaatagtttatttatttttgtcgccactttaaaatTTCTCCGTcatttctccgtgcctcttttaaaaagagtgtctgcggatcataatgacgtaacataacatcatacaacaaataaaatcagtgcgcaaatacgaaaaattatccaacactgcaagtgtatttattattttctccataaccgtatactttgtaaaaaaactgttttgaacCGTTGACATtgacataatatttttttatctttgcaAAAGTACTAATAATACGTTTCAACCGCAGCTAGAATTGTAACACGTTCCTGTTTAAAATAATTCAAGTTATGTAAGCATGCATTTGAAATCGCATAAAATGGTGGGTTAATTCATGCATATGTTTAAACAGTACAACTAGAAAGAATAAAACAATTGAACGTTTTCTGGCTATTCATAAGTTCACAACTTCAAGTCAAATATCAAAATAGACTTTTTTAATCAAtgcaaatgaaatataaaaaaccaTAATCACTATGCTTTGGAACTAGCCACTTTTACCAAACAAAGTGCTATACACTGCATTCATAACCACAATTTTTATCGCAGTTCTGTTTTATCAGCTTCCATTTGTGGTTAAATGCAAATATATAAACAGAACAAGATGCAATTTTCTCACATATCTTAGTGATCGACTGAACTCATTCGGTTAGTATACTATGGCAAATAATAACGTCAAATTCCACGGCCTCTTGCAGCGGCCTTATGAGCCCATGTTCCTTCCCAAATCGGGGGGACAAGTGTACTTCGATTTACCGAATAACTATTTCACCGATCGATATCGCCCTTTGGGCCAAACGCTGCAAAACCGCTTCGGTTCAAATGTGCAAACTCGAATTCCTCTACCGAATATCGCGGCTCCTGATATTAGCTTCGCGCAATCCATTCCCCGGCGAGGAGGTTTTTCGACATTCAATGAAATGCACCGACGTGTTGCAGGGCAATTGATAGAGCTTTTCTTGAACCAAAGTGATCCGGATAACTTGTGTGCAGTGGCTGCATATTGCCGAGATCGGGTGAATGGACCAATGTTCCAATATGCTCTATCGGTGGCGTTACAACATCGACAAGATACGGCAAATGTTCCGATACCAAGCTTCTTGGAAATGTTTCCAGATCGGTTTATAGATCCAGCTGTTTTCCCACAAATGCAAGAAGAAGGTAGAGTTGTTAGCCAAGGTGACAGGGTTAGTTAGTTGGTTGATTTGTTGAATATATGCTATGCATGAAATGATTATGCTTTTAAAGATGGCCATTGATATACCGATGAACTACACAGCTTCTGAAAGAGAGTTGGAACAGAGAATGGCTTATTGGCGAGAAGATATCGGTGTTAATctacatcactggcactggcattTGGTATATCCAGCTACTGGTCCTGACAGGGTTGTACGAAAAGATCGCAGAGGAGAACTTTTCTATTACATGCATCGACAGATCGTAGCACGTTACAATACGGAACGATTCGCAAATCAGCTGCCTCGCGTGCTCACATTTGCTCATTTACGTGAACAAATTCAGGAGGCctattttccaaaaataattCGAAGTTCCAATAATCGCACTTTTCCAGGGCGAGGTCGTAATCAAACCTTGAATGTGAGTATAATCTCAAGTTACAACCTACTTCTATGTTGTTAGTTATTACATACTTCTATGTTAtatattgtttgaaaaaaataggATTTGAATCGCGTCGAAGACCAAGTAATTGTATCAATCAGCGACATGGAAACATGGACTGGAAGAATATTCGAAGCAATCGATAATGGCTTTGCTAACGCGGTAAAAGTGTACcttctttaaaatatttttgactaTAACGTGAAATTCCAACAATTCAAGGCCAACGGCACACGAATGCCATTAGACAATCAAACAGGAATTGACGTTCTCGGAAACATGATAGAAAATTCTACGCTCACTGTTAATGTCAATTATTACGGAAGACTACACAACGAAGGTCACAATATGCTCGGTTATATTCACGATCCGGATAATTCTTTTCTAGAAGGGTTCGGAGTGATGGCTGACAATACGACGGCTATGCGTGATCCAGTATTCTATCGTTGGCATCAACATATTGATGATATTTTCGAACGTCATAAACGTCGGTTTAAGCCGTACAATAGAGATGAGGTAATTGCTtcggaaatatattttttcataattttcatcGTACTTAACAATTCACTTTACTTACTGGCAACGAAGTGAAGCATTTCTTGAACATGAATGCAAGAGTAAGACACAATAACATAAAATCAAATCACAAAAGCGTCAACCACACTTTATCAGTATAATTTTGAAACTCAAATCAATATTAATTAGCATCCATAATGACAATTCTAATTTAGTTAGAAATTCTCAAGGTTTGTGAGACAACTTTTAAAACTATTTCAGTTATCAAACTCAGATATTGAAATCGAATCAATTAGCGCCCAACTAAATCGCGCTGGCACGAAAAGCAATATTTTGCTAACTTTTTGGCAAAGATCGCAAGTCGACCTTGGTACAGGATTAGATTTCGGACCAGATGGTAATGCTTTTGCCACTTTCACACATATTCAGCATGCTCCATTTACCTATAGAATCAAAGTCAAAAACGATAGCAATATTAACAAACGCGGAACTGTCAGAATTTTCATCGCACCAGTAACTAACGAAAGTGGTCAGAATATTCCATTCCGTGAACAACGTCGTTTAATGATTGAACTTGACAACTTTGCGGTAAACAGTAAGTAAatcaaacaagaaaaaaatctgtTCAGCATTAAATTTCCTCAAACGTTGCAGTGAATCCAGGTGAAAATAATATCGTACGCCGATCCGATCAATCCAGTGTGACAATTCCGTATGAACGCACATTCCGCAACGTTGCTGCATCGAATATACCGAGCAACGATCAATTCAGGTTCTGCAACTGTGGGTGGCCCTCGCATATGCTGTTACCCAAAGGAACTCCCCAAGGGGCGATGTACGATCTATTTGTGATGATTTCAAACTATAACGATGATGTGGTCAACCAGGGTTTTGATGAGTAAGTATATTAAACAACTATTCTAGAACAATCCTAATAAACAGGTGGCGTAATTGGCAAAACCCATAGAGGAATCGGACTACACAAAGATTACTCTTAAGGGGTTAtgtacctttttagttttcaaaaaaccgaaaaaatttttattgtattatcttcaaatacaacgtcttgagaacattttcacaaattttcataacgaTCTGAGCAATGGGAAGAAAGTTAAaacgatttgcagcgcgcctcgccacggccgcataagctgaacttgaaactttacacgcgattatctcggaatagtgttttccgaaaaatgactttgccgtgatcctgattgcgggaaaactactgaaccgatttccttcatcttttttttttatttttgttattaaattcgccggtccttgaacgatcgcttttcgaaacatacagttacactttgccgcaaaaaaaaagtttcatgtaatttttagcgctcaaaacgtgaatttttcgggaaaaacgttcccatctgcactgaaaacaaaatactcaaaaaagcgatcgttcaaggacccggcacacttctaaactaatgaaagaatatgagtttttttatttcggttgacccgctgagtctttatcaggatcaccgcaagcctctgcaaaaaaatagcgttttgggggaaacggccattactccagtaataattggtatatctcaaaatcaaacgtattttttgttgttgttgataaactgtactttcagaaaaataccactttgatgcaatgaaaatggtgctatgcgctataaaatagattcaaacttccctcatttttctcgaccgaaaaggtatataaccccttaaatacCTGTTTGAAACCGAGGAGTTTGTCTCTTTTTTTCTATAATGCAGGTAACGGAATTTTAAAAGACTGCTAGTGTATTCTTGTGATATCTGAGTTTGGCgtgcgatgaaaaaaaaacgcacatcAAAAGGAAAATTTATAAGCAATGTTTTTACTTTTTCATGAATTATTACTAAATTATCACTAAAGCATAATCAGTTGTAACAATTCAACATGTTCACCTATAACATTTTTCAGGAATGCGCCATGCAACGATTCGCACTCCTATTGTGGCCTCCGTGATATGTTGTATCCTGATGCACGCAACATGGGCTTTCCATTTGATCGCACGGTTGCATCATCGATATCGAGTTTGAAGGATTTCATGCGACCATACAAAAACATGGCTACAACACCTGTCCAAATTCGTTTCACGAACACGGTTATCTCAAGAGTTTGAAAATGCTTTCTTACTCAGTTCTTGATAATAATCTGCAATAAATATAGTATCCAAGATTGCACTATGTTTCTTAGTCAAATGCAAATGTAAACAGTAATTCATAAAAACCTAATGTTTTGAAGATTGATAACAGAGCTTTATCTCAGTCTAACACAACGTTTTGGCATAATTTTACCACAGTTTTAACTACTACTTATATATGCATGTGCGCTAATATTGATTGTAATTGTTCTAACACAGATTTGAAAACGTTCATTAAAAGAGATTTATGTTAATGCACAGCACTATTTACTTATTGTTTAAAGTGATAAATCATCATCTGGTTCCAAACAGCTGAATAGATCCTGTAGTTGATCGTCACGCCGTTTACTTACAATAAAGGTTGACACTGGTTTGTGCTCTTTTGACTTATGCTGAAAACATATTGAATAAACATTTCAAACAGCTGTTCTAAATAGCCTTTTAAAACCGAAGCTCACCGTATTGAATGTTGTAGAACTAGTTTTCGTACCGGAGTCCGGTTCAATGAAAATATCACTTTCCTTAGAATCTGAAACTGATATTGATGTATCATCAGCACTTGTCTTATTGCGTAGCTGCTCAAAAGTCCAGAAATTCTTATCAAATG encodes:
- the LOC129724376 gene encoding phenoloxidase 8-like, which encodes MANNNVKFHGLLQRPYEPMFLPKSGGQVYFDLPNNYFTDRYRPLGQTLQNRFGSNVQTRIPLPNIAAPDISFAQSIPRRGGFSTFNEMHRRVAGQLIELFLNQSDPDNLCAVAAYCRDRVNGPMFQYALSVALQHRQDTANVPIPSFLEMFPDRFIDPAVFPQMQEEGRVVSQGDRMAIDIPMNYTASERELEQRMAYWREDIGVNLHHWHWHLVYPATGPDRVVRKDRRGELFYYMHRQIVARYNTERFANQLPRVLTFAHLREQIQEAYFPKIIRSSNNRTFPGRGRNQTLNDLNRVEDQVIVSISDMETWTGRIFEAIDNGFANAANGTRMPLDNQTGIDVLGNMIENSTLTVNVNYYGRLHNEGHNMLGYIHDPDNSFLEGFGVMADNTTAMRDPVFYRWHQHIDDIFERHKRRFKPYNRDELSNSDIEIESISAQLNRAGTKSNILLTFWQRSQVDLGTGLDFGPDGNAFATFTHIQHAPFTYRIKVKNDSNINKRGTVRIFIAPVTNESGQNIPFREQRRLMIELDNFAVNMNPGENNIVRRSDQSSVTIPYERTFRNVAASNIPSNDQFRFCNCGWPSHMLLPKGTPQGAMYDLFVMISNYNDDVVNQGFDENAPCNDSHSYCGLRDMLYPDARNMGFPFDRTVASSISSLKDFMRPYKNMATTPVQIRFTNTVISRV